One genomic window of Sporosarcina ureae includes the following:
- a CDS encoding deoxyribonuclease IV → MTQNDILLGSHVSMSGKKMLLGSSEEALSYGANTFMIYTGAPQNTRRKPIEELNIESGTQSMEANGQSNLVIHAPYIINLANTTKPETFRLGVDFLQQEIQRTEALGANQIVLHPGAHVGAGTETGIEKIIEGLNEVLSEDANVRIALETMAGKGTECGRSFDEIAKIIDGVKYNERLSVCFDTCHVHDAGYDIVNDFSGVLEQFNSIIGLDRISVIHVNDSKNICGAGKDRHENIGMGHIGFEPLAYIVHHQVFKDIPKILETPFIGTDKANKKAPYAVEIEMLKNHQFTPARLEELHN, encoded by the coding sequence ATGACACAAAATGATATCCTTCTAGGTTCTCACGTATCCATGAGTGGTAAAAAGATGCTGCTTGGCTCAAGTGAAGAGGCTCTTAGTTATGGAGCCAATACATTCATGATCTATACGGGAGCACCTCAGAACACACGACGTAAACCAATTGAAGAATTGAATATCGAAAGTGGTACACAGAGTATGGAGGCAAACGGTCAATCTAATCTCGTCATCCATGCACCGTATATTATCAATCTTGCGAATACCACCAAGCCTGAAACGTTCCGCCTAGGTGTAGACTTTTTGCAACAGGAAATCCAACGCACTGAAGCGCTTGGTGCCAACCAAATAGTCCTTCATCCAGGAGCGCATGTGGGTGCAGGAACAGAAACAGGTATCGAAAAAATTATTGAAGGCTTGAATGAAGTGTTATCTGAAGACGCAAATGTTCGCATCGCACTTGAAACGATGGCCGGTAAAGGAACAGAGTGTGGGAGAAGTTTTGACGAAATTGCCAAGATCATCGACGGCGTGAAGTATAACGAACGATTATCCGTTTGTTTTGATACATGCCACGTCCATGATGCAGGCTATGATATTGTTAATGACTTCTCAGGCGTCTTGGAGCAATTTAACAGCATAATCGGATTAGACCGAATTTCGGTCATTCATGTGAACGACAGTAAGAACATTTGTGGCGCTGGAAAAGACCGCCACGAAAATATCGGCATGGGACATATCGGTTTCGAACCGTTGGCTTATATCGTTCATCATCAGGTGTTTAAAGACATTCCAAAAATTTTGGAAACGCCATTCATCGGGACGGATAAAGCGAATAAAAAAGCACCGTATGCGGTGGAAATTGAAATGTTAAAAAACCATCAATTTACTCCTGCTCGATTGGAAGAATTGCATAACTGA
- the vrrA gene encoding VrrA/YqfQ family protein yields MRGGAPQQQAGMQETGPSRADQYMQTANRFFNTAQQFAPLVQQFAPLVQNLPAMWRLYKGVQSMPDAPSVSSAPRPSGPQTPSPTSSQATNQPSIPRIFQPPF; encoded by the coding sequence ATGCGCGGCGGTGCTCCTCAACAGCAAGCAGGCATGCAAGAAACCGGTCCTTCACGGGCTGATCAATACATGCAAACCGCCAATCGGTTTTTTAATACCGCCCAACAATTTGCACCATTAGTTCAGCAGTTTGCACCACTTGTCCAAAACTTACCTGCTATGTGGAGATTATATAAAGGGGTACAATCTATGCCGGACGCGCCGTCAGTCTCTTCTGCTCCACGTCCAAGTGGCCCGCAAACACCTAGTCCTACATCTTCCCAAGCCACTAATCAGCCATCTATACCGCGAATTTTCCAACCTCCCTTCTGA
- a CDS encoding 4-hydroxy-3-methylbut-2-enyl diphosphate reductase translates to MKVLKISPRGYCYGVVDAMVIARNAALDPTLPRPIYILGMIVHNKHVTDAFEEDGIITLDGENRLEILRKVDKGTVIYTAHGVSPEVRQLAKEKGLVAIDATCPDVSVTHDLIEEKVAEGYDILYIGKKHHPEPEGAIGVAPDSVHLIERLEDIDNLEITNDKLLVTNQTTMSQWDVAHLMEELERKFPHIEVHQEICLATQVRQEAVAEQAGEAELLIVVGDPKSNNSNRLTQVSVEIANTPSYRVSDVSEIDPAWLMDIETVAVTAGASTPTIIVREVIAFLNEFDQEDPTTHHPERKFKLEKILPKVKNPTPVIRIEP, encoded by the coding sequence ATGAAAGTACTCAAAATATCACCAAGAGGTTATTGTTATGGTGTAGTTGATGCGATGGTCATTGCGAGGAATGCTGCGCTAGATCCTACCCTGCCGAGACCCATTTATATATTAGGCATGATCGTTCACAACAAACACGTTACAGATGCGTTTGAAGAAGATGGGATCATTACGTTGGATGGTGAAAACCGTCTGGAAATTTTACGTAAAGTAGATAAGGGAACGGTTATCTATACGGCACATGGTGTTTCACCTGAAGTTCGCCAATTAGCGAAAGAAAAAGGGCTGGTCGCAATCGATGCCACATGTCCTGACGTTTCCGTTACACACGACTTAATTGAAGAAAAAGTAGCTGAAGGCTATGACATTCTTTATATCGGCAAGAAGCACCACCCGGAACCTGAAGGCGCGATCGGTGTAGCCCCCGATTCTGTTCATTTAATTGAACGTCTTGAAGACATTGATAATCTAGAGATTACCAATGACAAACTATTGGTTACGAATCAAACAACGATGAGTCAATGGGATGTTGCACATCTCATGGAAGAGTTGGAACGTAAATTCCCACATATCGAAGTTCATCAAGAAATTTGCCTGGCTACACAAGTTCGCCAAGAAGCTGTAGCAGAACAAGCCGGTGAGGCAGAGTTGCTAATTGTTGTTGGGGATCCAAAAAGTAATAACTCCAACCGTTTAACACAAGTATCTGTAGAAATCGCAAACACACCTTCCTACCGGGTCTCAGACGTCTCAGAAATCGATCCAGCATGGTTAATGGACATTGAGACAGTAGCGGTCACAGCAGGTGCTTCTACACCTACAATAATCGTTAGAGAAGTTATAGCGTTCCTAAACGAATTTGATCAAGAAGATCCTACAACACATCATCCGGAAAGAAAGTTTAAGCTTGAGAAAATCTTGCCGAAAGTCAAAAACCCGACTCCTGTGATCCGGATCGAACCATAA
- a CDS encoding DEAD/DEAH box helicase — MSKFTDYQFKPFLREAIQKLGFEEPTPIQKEMIPLIMKNTSAIGQAHTGTGKSHSFLIPLVEKLKPERDELQTVITAPTRELAVQLHDELKKLIEGTDIKSAILIGGTDKKRSAERLKSTPHIIVGTPGRIQDMSETGALPIHTATQLVIDEADLAFDMGFIEDIDKFASRMPEKISMYVFSATIPEKLKPFLAKYMNSPVHVRMDDKKPLTENMHYSLVPVRSMDKNKKLLHVMDALQPYLAIIFTNTKQNADRLATYLAEHGHKPGKIHGDLTPRERTRVMKQVRDLEYQYIVATDLAARGIDIPGVSHVINFELPDDLEFFVHRVGRTARAGMQGHAITLYEPSDEDAINQIEKLGIPFVHEDVKNGEWIEVKERQARKKRVREVDEIDKKADSYIRKPDKVKPGYKKKMAEQKENFKKRQRRIKKKS, encoded by the coding sequence ATGTCTAAATTTACTGATTACCAATTCAAACCATTTTTGAGGGAAGCTATTCAAAAATTAGGGTTTGAAGAACCAACACCGATTCAAAAAGAAATGATTCCATTGATCATGAAAAATACAAGTGCAATCGGACAAGCCCATACAGGAACAGGAAAATCCCATAGTTTTCTAATTCCACTTGTTGAAAAACTCAAACCGGAGCGCGACGAACTGCAGACGGTTATTACAGCACCTACACGTGAATTAGCAGTTCAGCTTCATGATGAATTGAAAAAGTTAATCGAAGGAACGGATATTAAAAGTGCAATCTTGATTGGCGGTACAGATAAAAAACGCTCTGCTGAACGATTGAAGAGCACACCGCACATCATCGTCGGTACACCAGGACGTATCCAAGATATGTCGGAAACCGGCGCATTACCGATCCACACGGCTACTCAGCTTGTCATTGATGAGGCGGATCTTGCGTTTGATATGGGCTTCATTGAAGACATTGATAAGTTTGCTTCCAGAATGCCGGAAAAGATTAGCATGTATGTATTTTCTGCAACGATTCCTGAAAAACTAAAGCCATTCTTGGCGAAGTATATGAACTCACCTGTTCACGTGCGGATGGATGATAAGAAACCATTGACGGAGAATATGCATTATTCATTAGTTCCTGTCAGAAGTATGGATAAAAATAAGAAATTACTACACGTGATGGATGCTCTTCAGCCGTATCTTGCAATTATCTTCACGAACACTAAGCAAAACGCTGATCGTCTCGCTACTTATTTAGCGGAGCATGGGCATAAGCCTGGTAAAATCCATGGTGATTTAACGCCTCGTGAACGTACACGTGTTATGAAGCAAGTGCGCGATCTAGAATACCAATACATCGTGGCGACTGATTTGGCAGCAAGAGGGATCGATATTCCTGGTGTCAGTCACGTCATCAACTTCGAGTTACCAGATGATCTGGAATTCTTCGTTCACCGCGTAGGACGTACAGCACGTGCAGGCATGCAAGGTCATGCGATTACATTGTATGAACCGTCTGATGAAGATGCAATTAATCAAATTGAAAAGCTTGGTATTCCTTTCGTTCACGAAGATGTCAAAAATGGCGAATGGATTGAAGTGAAAGAGCGTCAAGCGCGTAAGAAACGTGTACGTGAAGTAGATGAAATTGATAAAAAAGCAGATTCTTATATTCGCAAACCAGATAAAGTGAAGCCAGGCTATAAGAAGAAGATGGCAGAACAAAAAGAAAACTTTAAAAAGAGACAAAGGAGAATAAAGAAGAAATCATGA